The Glycine max cultivar Williams 82 chromosome 12, Glycine_max_v4.0, whole genome shotgun sequence genome window below encodes:
- the LOC100810231 gene encoding putative uncharacterized protein DDB_G0271606 isoform X1, producing MASGSSGRGNSASKGFDFASDDILCSYDDYANRDSSSNGNHTDPQDFHKSRRMFPTTAYNPPEDSLSQDVIATVEKSMKKYADNLMRFLEGISSRLSQLELYCYNLDKSIGEMKCDINRDHVEQESRLKSLEKHVQEVHRSVQILRDKQELAETQKELAKLQLAQKESSSSSHSQSNEERSSPTTDPKKTDNASDANNQQLALALPHQIAPQPQPPAPQVQAQAQAPAPNVTQVPQQPPYYMPPTPLPNPAVPQHPQNQYLPSDQQYRTPQHVAPQPTPSQVTPSPVQQFSHYQQQQQQPQQQQPQQQQQWSQQVLPSQPPPMQSQVRPPSPNVYPPYQPNQATNPSPAETLPNSMAMQMPYSGVPPPGSSRTDAIPYGYGGAGRTVPQQPPPQQMKSSFPAPPADMYGPSGNLPALPPPSGAYMMYDGEGGRTHHPPQPHFAQPGYPPTSASLQNPPPGLNLMVRNPNQSQFIRNHPYNELIEKLVSMGFRGDHVASVIQRMEESGQAIDFNSVLDRLNVHSSVGPQRGGWSG from the exons ATGGCGTCTGGATCCTCGGGTCGCGGCAACTCTGCCTCGAAAGGCTTCGATTTCGCTTCCGATGACATCCTCTGCTCCTACGACGACTACGCCAACCGCGATTCCAGTTCCAACGGCAATCACACCGATCCG CAGGATTTTCACAAATCAAGGAGGATGTTTCCCACTACTGCCTATAATCCACCTGAAGATTCTTTGAGCCAAGATGTGATTGCGACTGTAGAGAAGAGTATGAAAAAATATGCTGACAACCTGATGCGGTTTCTTGAGGGAATTAGTTCAAGGCTATCACAATTGGAATTATATTGCTACAATCTTGACAAATCTATTGGAGAAATGAAATGCGATATAAATCGTGACCATGTGGAGCAAGAGTCAAGGCtgaaatctcttgaaaaacatgTTCAAGAA GTTCACAGGTCTGTACAAATTTTGAGAGACAAGCAAGAGCTAGCTGAGACTCAGAAAGAATTAGCCAAGCTTCAACTTGCTCAGAAAGAATCATCTTCCTCCAGCCATTCACAGTCCAATGAGGAGAGGTCTTCACCTACCACAGATCCTAAAAAAACTGACAATGCATCTGATGCAAACAACCAGCAGTTGGCTCTTGCTCTGCCTCATCAAATAGCCCCTCAGCCGCAGCCTCCAGCACCCCAGGTTCAGGCTCAGGCTCAGGCTCCCGCACCAAATGTGACTCAAGTCCCTCAACAGCCTCCTTATTACATGCCACCCACCCCTCTGCCAAATCCAGCTGTGCCCCAGCACCCACAGAATCAGTATTTACCATCCGATCAACAATATCGAACACCCCAACACGTGGCTCCACAACCAACACCATCTCAAGTAACCCCATCTCCTGTGCAACAATTTTCTCACTATCAGCAGCAACAGCAACAGCCACAACAACAGCAAccgcagcagcaacaacaatggTCACAGCAGGTGCTGCCTTCACAGCCACCTCCAATGCAATCTCAAGTAAGACCTCCCTCTCCAAATGTGTACCCTCCATACCAGCCAAATCAAGCAACAAACCCATCACCTGCAGAAACACTGCCAAACAGCATGGCCATGCAAATGCCATACTCGGGAGTTCCACCACCAGGATCTAGCCGCACCGATGCCATACCTTATGGATATGGAGGAGCTGGCAGAACAGTTCCACAGCAGCCTCCACCCCAGCAGATGAAGAGCTCTTTTCCTGCACCCCCAGCTGACATGTATGGACCTTCCGGGAACCTCCCGGCGCTTCCTCCACCTAGTGGTGCATACATGATGTATGATGGTGAGGGAGGAAGAACACATCATCCACCCCAACCTCATTTTGCTCAACCTGGATATCCCCCAACAAGTGCTTCCCTTCAGAACCCTCCACCAGGTCTTAATCTCATGGTCCGAAATCCGAACCAGTCGCAATTCATCCGCAACCATCCCTACAATGAGTTGATTGAGAAACTGGTGAGCATGGGATTCAGGGGGGATCATGTTGCAAGTGTGATCCAGAGGATGGAGGAGAGTGGACAGGCCATTGATTTCAACTCGGTACTTGACAGGTTGAATGTGCATAGCTCGGTGGGTCCTCAGAGAGGAGGATGGTCAGGGTGA
- the LOC100810231 gene encoding putative uncharacterized protein DDB_G0271606 isoform X2, which translates to MASGSSGRGNSASKGFDFASDDILCSYDDYANRDSSSNGNHTDPDFHKSRRMFPTTAYNPPEDSLSQDVIATVEKSMKKYADNLMRFLEGISSRLSQLELYCYNLDKSIGEMKCDINRDHVEQESRLKSLEKHVQEVHRSVQILRDKQELAETQKELAKLQLAQKESSSSSHSQSNEERSSPTTDPKKTDNASDANNQQLALALPHQIAPQPQPPAPQVQAQAQAPAPNVTQVPQQPPYYMPPTPLPNPAVPQHPQNQYLPSDQQYRTPQHVAPQPTPSQVTPSPVQQFSHYQQQQQQPQQQQPQQQQQWSQQVLPSQPPPMQSQVRPPSPNVYPPYQPNQATNPSPAETLPNSMAMQMPYSGVPPPGSSRTDAIPYGYGGAGRTVPQQPPPQQMKSSFPAPPADMYGPSGNLPALPPPSGAYMMYDGEGGRTHHPPQPHFAQPGYPPTSASLQNPPPGLNLMVRNPNQSQFIRNHPYNELIEKLVSMGFRGDHVASVIQRMEESGQAIDFNSVLDRLNVHSSVGPQRGGWSG; encoded by the exons ATGGCGTCTGGATCCTCGGGTCGCGGCAACTCTGCCTCGAAAGGCTTCGATTTCGCTTCCGATGACATCCTCTGCTCCTACGACGACTACGCCAACCGCGATTCCAGTTCCAACGGCAATCACACCGATCCG GATTTTCACAAATCAAGGAGGATGTTTCCCACTACTGCCTATAATCCACCTGAAGATTCTTTGAGCCAAGATGTGATTGCGACTGTAGAGAAGAGTATGAAAAAATATGCTGACAACCTGATGCGGTTTCTTGAGGGAATTAGTTCAAGGCTATCACAATTGGAATTATATTGCTACAATCTTGACAAATCTATTGGAGAAATGAAATGCGATATAAATCGTGACCATGTGGAGCAAGAGTCAAGGCtgaaatctcttgaaaaacatgTTCAAGAA GTTCACAGGTCTGTACAAATTTTGAGAGACAAGCAAGAGCTAGCTGAGACTCAGAAAGAATTAGCCAAGCTTCAACTTGCTCAGAAAGAATCATCTTCCTCCAGCCATTCACAGTCCAATGAGGAGAGGTCTTCACCTACCACAGATCCTAAAAAAACTGACAATGCATCTGATGCAAACAACCAGCAGTTGGCTCTTGCTCTGCCTCATCAAATAGCCCCTCAGCCGCAGCCTCCAGCACCCCAGGTTCAGGCTCAGGCTCAGGCTCCCGCACCAAATGTGACTCAAGTCCCTCAACAGCCTCCTTATTACATGCCACCCACCCCTCTGCCAAATCCAGCTGTGCCCCAGCACCCACAGAATCAGTATTTACCATCCGATCAACAATATCGAACACCCCAACACGTGGCTCCACAACCAACACCATCTCAAGTAACCCCATCTCCTGTGCAACAATTTTCTCACTATCAGCAGCAACAGCAACAGCCACAACAACAGCAAccgcagcagcaacaacaatggTCACAGCAGGTGCTGCCTTCACAGCCACCTCCAATGCAATCTCAAGTAAGACCTCCCTCTCCAAATGTGTACCCTCCATACCAGCCAAATCAAGCAACAAACCCATCACCTGCAGAAACACTGCCAAACAGCATGGCCATGCAAATGCCATACTCGGGAGTTCCACCACCAGGATCTAGCCGCACCGATGCCATACCTTATGGATATGGAGGAGCTGGCAGAACAGTTCCACAGCAGCCTCCACCCCAGCAGATGAAGAGCTCTTTTCCTGCACCCCCAGCTGACATGTATGGACCTTCCGGGAACCTCCCGGCGCTTCCTCCACCTAGTGGTGCATACATGATGTATGATGGTGAGGGAGGAAGAACACATCATCCACCCCAACCTCATTTTGCTCAACCTGGATATCCCCCAACAAGTGCTTCCCTTCAGAACCCTCCACCAGGTCTTAATCTCATGGTCCGAAATCCGAACCAGTCGCAATTCATCCGCAACCATCCCTACAATGAGTTGATTGAGAAACTGGTGAGCATGGGATTCAGGGGGGATCATGTTGCAAGTGTGATCCAGAGGATGGAGGAGAGTGGACAGGCCATTGATTTCAACTCGGTACTTGACAGGTTGAATGTGCATAGCTCGGTGGGTCCTCAGAGAGGAGGATGGTCAGGGTGA
- the LOC102660961 gene encoding uncharacterized protein, whose protein sequence is MTMEALFDKLLACEHELTQQSYAEESEKKKRGIALKANSSKEEYQDSFDSEEDAENFNLMVKKFGKFPSKSKNRKFSKSSKKVDNSNNNIYTCFECGKQGHIKFECPIYLRKHIGEKKGKKDRKQKKAQITWEDSAPTTSNSSSDEEIANVCLMVKSMNDPLTSEKIEINAHFEELLEALNEMHEGAQRLVVLNKRLKSELKLHVNKLASTQKELNKLKQENEKLVSKCNATACDDTSNSFNMDDYKFLQAKFENFKKDHHAEYKTDLGYSEQTSFSKKTQFVSSKRINPTKVCLKARDSLWYLDSDYSRHMTGDKSKPSDFVPKDGGYVTFGDNNKGKIMGEANIGNQHKIQIKDALYVDGLKHNLLSISQLCDKGFKIKFNRNCCVISEAISGKVVHIGKIIGNIYMLNIEQASFCELSCLESFQLPEFL, encoded by the exons ATGACGATGGAAGCTCTCTTCGATAAATTGCTAGCCTGTGAACATGAACTGACTCAACAATCTTATGCAGAAgaatcagaaaagaaaaagagaggaatAGCACTAAAAGCCAACTCCTCAAAGGAAGAATATCAAGATAGTTTCGACAGTGAggaagatgctgaaaacttcaacttgatggtaaaaaaatttgGAAAGTTTCCTAGTAAATCAAAGAATAGAAAATTCTCCAAATCCTCCAAGAAGGTTGACAACTCCAACAACAACATCTACACATGTTTTGAATGTGGAAAGCAAGGCCACATTAAATTTGAGTGTCCTATCTACCTTAGAAAACATATTGGTGAAAAGAAAGGGAAGAAggacagaaaacaaaagaaagcccAAATAACATGGGAAGATAGTGCGCCAACAACTTCCAACTCTTCAAGTGATGAAGAAATTGCTAACGTCTGCTTAATGGTGAAATCCATGAATGATCCATTAACAAGtgaaaaaattgagataaatgCTCATTTTGAAGAACTTTTAGAAGCATTAAATGAGATGCATGAGGGAGCTCAGAGGCTGGTTGTGTTAAACAAAAGGCTAAAGAGTGAATTGAAATTGCATGTCAATAAATTGGCTTCAACACAAAAAGAGCTTAACAAGTTgaagcaagaaaatgaaaagcttGTTTCAAAGTGTAATGCTACTGCTTGTGATGATACCTCAAATTCTTTTAACATGGATGATTACAAGTTTTTGCAAGCAaagtttgaaaatttcaaaaaggaTCACCACGCTGAAT ATAAGACCGATTTGGGATATAGTGAACAAACttccttttcaaagaaaactcAATTTGTATCTTCAAAAAGGATAAACCCAACCAAG GTGTGCCTAAAAGCAAGAGATTCACTATGGTACTTGGATAGTGACTACTCTAGGCACATGACCGGTGACAAGTCCAAACCCTCTGATTTTGTGCCAAAGGATGGTGGATACGTCACGTTTGGAGACAATAACAAAGGAAAGATAATGGGAGAAGCAAATATAGGGAATCAACACAAAATTCAGATAAAGGATGCGTTATATGTGGATGGGTTGAAGCATAATCTTCTAAGCATTAGTCAACTTTGTGATAAaggtttcaagattaaattcaacaGAAATTGTTGCGTTATAAGTGAAGCCATATCCGGTAAAGTTGTTCACATTGGTAAGATAATAGGTAATATCTATATGCTGAATATAGAGCAAGCATCTTTTTGTGAACTAAGTTGCTTGGAAAGTTTTCAACTGCCTGAGTTTTTGTGA